One window from the genome of Candidatus Hydrogenedentota bacterium encodes:
- a CDS encoding response regulator: MEHSSVQGKAPDATILKVLLLGDAVTGGELTAHGMEYPGHVLKWTRLDNAADLRDSLEGDRWDAVVCAHSMPHLTCLYALEVVKSHDAWTPFLLTVAPCDEDFAVRAVQTGAADYIFSDRPGRLAAAIVRAVREAGEQRTHSREKEELQAAEDGLRKLSMAVRQSPSAVVIANPAGVIEYVNPKFTETTGFPPEETLGQNLRQLGLGGPAMEAHENLWRSVAGGGEWRGEFQNRRKDGAVYWERAYASPIRDASGAVTHYLVIKEEITQQKVLERQFQQSQKMEAIGQLAGGVAHDFNNILQVIAGYGNFLLELLPPEGEPREYAQEIVQGVERATGLTRQLLVFSSRQMLEMDDLDLNEVVGGMAKMLKRIIGEDIEMEFAGGEGLLAVRGDRGQMEQVLLNLCINARDAMPGGGTLTIGTENVVIDQKYCEMHTWAAPGNHVLLSVTDTGCGMDAQTQARIFDPFFTTKEPGEGTGLGLATVYGIVRQHQGMVQVYSEPGQGTSFKIYLPGIERRAQTPASPAAERARGGTETILVAEDDKFLRTLAARILESAGYTVLQAANGREALDLFSRHSGRIDLCLLDVVMPKLGGKGVYDFLRRGHPRLRFLFTSGYSANTVQTECAAKEGVDLIQKPYGPNALLRRVRGVLDAPLPASRSTHADPAPARWETNRALYS; encoded by the coding sequence ATGGAGCATTCAAGCGTCCAAGGAAAGGCGCCTGACGCCACAATACTAAAAGTTCTCCTGCTCGGAGACGCGGTCACCGGGGGGGAATTGACCGCGCACGGAATGGAATACCCCGGCCATGTCCTGAAATGGACAAGGCTGGACAACGCCGCCGACCTGCGGGACTCACTGGAGGGTGACCGCTGGGATGCGGTGGTGTGCGCCCATTCCATGCCCCATCTCACCTGTCTCTACGCGCTTGAGGTGGTCAAGTCCCACGACGCGTGGACGCCTTTCCTCCTGACTGTGGCGCCATGCGACGAGGACTTCGCGGTGCGCGCCGTCCAGACCGGCGCGGCGGACTATATCTTCAGCGACAGGCCGGGGCGCCTGGCGGCGGCCATTGTGCGGGCCGTGCGCGAGGCGGGGGAACAACGGACGCACAGTCGGGAAAAGGAGGAACTTCAGGCCGCCGAAGACGGGCTCCGCAAACTGTCCATGGCGGTGCGGCAAAGCCCGTCGGCGGTTGTAATCGCCAATCCGGCCGGCGTCATCGAGTATGTAAACCCCAAATTCACCGAGACCACCGGCTTCCCGCCGGAAGAGACGCTCGGGCAGAACCTGCGCCAGTTGGGGCTGGGCGGACCGGCCATGGAGGCGCATGAGAACCTGTGGCGGAGCGTCGCGGGGGGCGGCGAGTGGCGGGGCGAGTTTCAGAACCGGCGGAAGGACGGCGCCGTCTACTGGGAACGGGCCTATGCCTCGCCCATCCGGGACGCCTCGGGCGCAGTCACGCATTATCTCGTGATCAAGGAGGAAATCACACAGCAGAAGGTGCTCGAGCGGCAGTTTCAGCAGTCGCAGAAGATGGAGGCCATCGGTCAGCTTGCGGGGGGGGTGGCGCACGACTTCAACAACATTCTCCAGGTGATAGCCGGATACGGCAATTTCCTGCTGGAGCTGCTGCCTCCGGAGGGCGAGCCGCGCGAGTACGCCCAGGAAATCGTGCAGGGCGTGGAGCGGGCCACCGGGCTGACCCGCCAGCTTCTCGTCTTCAGCAGCCGCCAAATGCTGGAAATGGACGACCTTGACCTCAACGAGGTGGTCGGCGGCATGGCCAAAATGCTCAAGCGCATCATCGGCGAGGACATCGAGATGGAATTTGCCGGGGGGGAGGGACTGCTCGCGGTGCGCGGCGACCGGGGCCAGATGGAGCAGGTCCTCCTCAATCTGTGCATCAACGCGCGCGACGCCATGCCGGGGGGCGGCACCCTGACCATCGGCACGGAAAACGTGGTGATAGACCAGAAATACTGCGAGATGCACACCTGGGCGGCGCCCGGGAACCATGTGCTGCTGAGCGTGACCGACACGGGCTGCGGAATGGACGCCCAGACGCAGGCGCGCATTTTTGACCCGTTCTTCACCACCAAGGAGCCGGGGGAGGGCACGGGCCTCGGGCTGGCCACCGTGTACGGCATCGTGCGGCAGCACCAGGGCATGGTGCAGGTGTACAGTGAGCCGGGCCAGGGAACGTCCTTCAAGATTTACCTGCCGGGCATTGAGCGCAGGGCCCAAACCCCGGCATCCCCCGCCGCCGAAAGGGCCCGGGGCGGCACCGAGACCATTCTGGTGGCGGAGGACGACAAATTCCTGCGCACACTCGCGGCGCGGATTCTTGAGAGCGCCGGATACACCGTGCTTCAGGCGGCGAACGGGCGCGAGGCGCTGGACCTGTTTTCGCGCCACTCAGGCAGGATTGATCTGTGCCTGCTGGACGTTGTCATGCCGAAACTGGGCGGGAAGGGCGTGTACGACTTCCTCCGCCGGGGGCACCCCCGGCTCCGGTTCCTCTTCACAAGCGGGTACAGCGCCAACACGGTGCAGACGGAATGCGCGGCGAAGGAGGGCGTGGACCTCATCCAAAAGCCCTATGGCCCGAACGCGCTGCTGCGCAGGGTGCGTGGCGTGCTCGACGCGCCCCTGCCAGCCAGCCGGTCCACCCATGCCGACCCGGCGCCGGCGCGGTGGGAGACCAACAGGGCCCTGTACTCCTAG